One window of Triticum dicoccoides isolate Atlit2015 ecotype Zavitan chromosome 5A, WEW_v2.0, whole genome shotgun sequence genomic DNA carries:
- the LOC119301813 gene encoding uncharacterized protein LOC119301813 isoform X2: MAWAWRHADLAREHHGLSQVTTHHMSLSGKWRPLAGFVRADGDMDTDLETDGLAATSSSSASASAAFTEPHDDEEAQCGAKGEWQEPAKSPAGGATAIRECQSQRRCRTEAVYLHGRKGLKQRPASLDFGSAGFNSGTPFSPGFVVGGAGFASKGLVSSQISSGVFPSPGTPSYPRRHRPSALGYQKGWSSERVPLPSKGNNTRRYPGSSMAFPLNSRRTLPSKWEDAERWIFSPKSNAGDAREKTATLPHARRPKAKSGPLGPPGRLGGQYSSVSSSVSLFDSGRVGHLAANSPFLAGVLIPEHYGGAKSNVGRYTSGTAGDEFGIGIVGGSSLAHIGSPAMQSTMVRRRLDTAIESSASLPSTQESVQGEEAEFVEDSAPIATPIISRKDTATQTSPDLSRSSSPSARPSFVRSFSMQQAKERESCFSDLEIRDVQMDERVSLTRWSKKHVTQASNKNSTNMLEWNKKTVDSKSSSWESTETKCTLKVEREEAKLTAWENLQKAKAEAAIQKLVMKLEKKRSFSLDRILNTLRSAQRKAQGMRDAATASQDEHLCRKAKKTSHVTKNGQIRSLSGCFTCHAF; the protein is encoded by the exons ATGGCATGGGCGTGGCGCCATGCAGATCTAGCCAGAGAGCACCATGGCCTGTCGCAGGTGACCACACACCACATGAGCCTTTCCGGAAAGTGGAGG CCTTTGGCCGGATTCGTGCGCGCGGATGGCGACATGGACACAGATCTGGAGACAGACGGGCTGGCCGCCACTTCATCCTCCAGTGCCAGTG CCTCCGCAGCGTTCACGGAGCCGCACGACGACGAGGAGGCGCAGTGCGGGGCGAAGGGAGAGTGGCAGGAACCGGCCAAGAGCCCGGCGGGCGGCGCCACTGCCATCCGAG AATGCCAGAGCCAGCGACGGTGCCGGACAGAGGCTGTTTACCTGCACGGTAGGAAGGGGCTGAAGCAgcggccggcctcgctcgacttcgGCAGCGCCGGGTTCAACAGCGGGACTCCGTTTTCTCCGGGCTTTGTGGTCGGAGGCGCCGGGTTTGCGAGCAAGGGACTTGTGTCGTCGCAGATCAGCTCCGGCGTGTTCCCTAGTCCCGGCACGCCGAGCTATCCGCGGCGGCACCGGCCGTCGGCCTTGGGGTACCAGAAGGGGTGGAGCTCGGAGAGAGTGCCTCTTCCTTCCAAAGGTAATAATACTAGGAGGTACCCAGGCAGCAGCATGGCATTTCCTCTCAACAGTAGGAGGACACTGCCCTCAAAATGGGAGGATGCGGAGAGGTGGATCTTCAGTCCCAAATCAAACGCCGGCGATGCGCGTGAGAAGACCGCCACATTGCCCCATGCTCGACGGCCGAAGGCTAAAAGTGGTCCTCTTGGGCCTCCTGGAAGACTTGGTGGACAGTATTCATCTGTATCTTCATCTGTCTCTTTGTTTGACAGTGGGAGAGTTGGGCATTTAGCAGCAAACTCACCTTTCTTGGCTGGAGTACTGATACCTGAACACTATGGTGGGGCGAAAAGTAATGTTGGGAGGTACACAAGTGGAACAGCTGGTGATGAGTTCGGTATTGGCATAGTTGGCGGGTCTTCTCTAGCACATATCGGGTCTCCTGCTATGCAATCTACCATGGTGCGCCGACGACTAGATACTGCAATTGAGTCATCTGCATCATTGCCCAGCACCCAAGAATCTGTACAAG GCGAAGAGGCTGAGTTCGTAGAAGATTCAGCCCCCATTGCCACCCCTATAATTTCAAGGAAGGATACCGCAACTCAAACTAGTCCAGATCTAAGTAGGTCTTCTTCGCCCAGCGCAAGGCCTTCATTTGTTCGTTCATTCTCAATGCAACAAGCCAAAGAGAGGGAGAGCTGTTTCTCTGATCTTGAGATCAGGGATGTGCAGATGGATGAGCGCGTGAGTCTTACCAGATGGTCCAAGAAACATGTAACACAAGCCTCTAACAAGAATTCTACAAATATGTTAGAGTGGAACAAAAAGACGGTGGACTCTAAATCTTCTTCCTGGGAATCAACAGAAACAAAATGCACATTAAA GGTTGAGAGAGAAGAAGCAAAACTTACTGCTTGGGAGAATCTTCAAAAAGCGAAAGCCGAGGCTGCAATTCAGAAGCTAGTG ATGAAACTCGAGAAGAAACGATCATTTTCCCTGGACAGAATTTTGAACACCCTCAGGTCTGCTCAAAGAAAAGCACAAGGGATGCGTGATGCAGCAACAGCAAGCCAAGACGAACACCTTTGCAGGAAGGCCAAAAAGACATCACACGTTACAAAGAATGGCCAGATCAGATCTCTGAGTGGCTGTTTCACTTGCCATGCTTTCTAG
- the LOC119301813 gene encoding uncharacterized protein LOC119301813 isoform X1 has translation MRGAGDCELEVRGVMGEQEEAASASASERAMRRRRGRRRWGRAGADDGYSTSSTGGRGGSSGSGSFGCDSPLAGFVRADGDMDTDLETDGLAATSSSSASASAAFTEPHDDEEAQCGAKGEWQEPAKSPAGGATAIRECQSQRRCRTEAVYLHGRKGLKQRPASLDFGSAGFNSGTPFSPGFVVGGAGFASKGLVSSQISSGVFPSPGTPSYPRRHRPSALGYQKGWSSERVPLPSKGNNTRRYPGSSMAFPLNSRRTLPSKWEDAERWIFSPKSNAGDAREKTATLPHARRPKAKSGPLGPPGRLGGQYSSVSSSVSLFDSGRVGHLAANSPFLAGVLIPEHYGGAKSNVGRYTSGTAGDEFGIGIVGGSSLAHIGSPAMQSTMVRRRLDTAIESSASLPSTQESVQGEEAEFVEDSAPIATPIISRKDTATQTSPDLSRSSSPSARPSFVRSFSMQQAKERESCFSDLEIRDVQMDERVSLTRWSKKHVTQASNKNSTNMLEWNKKTVDSKSSSWESTETKCTLKVEREEAKLTAWENLQKAKAEAAIQKLVMKLEKKRSFSLDRILNTLRSAQRKAQGMRDAATASQDEHLCRKAKKTSHVTKNGQIRSLSGCFTCHAF, from the exons ATGCGGGGCGCCGGTGATTGCGAGCTGGAGGTCCGGGGCGTAATGGGGGAGCAGGAGGAGGCTGCctcggcgtcggcatcggagagggcaatgcggcggcggagggggcggcgtCGGTGGGGAAGAGCGGGGGCGGACGACGGCTACTCGACGAGCTCCACGGGCGGCCGCGGCGGGAGCAGCGGCAGCGGCTCCTTCGGCTGCGACTCG CCTTTGGCCGGATTCGTGCGCGCGGATGGCGACATGGACACAGATCTGGAGACAGACGGGCTGGCCGCCACTTCATCCTCCAGTGCCAGTG CCTCCGCAGCGTTCACGGAGCCGCACGACGACGAGGAGGCGCAGTGCGGGGCGAAGGGAGAGTGGCAGGAACCGGCCAAGAGCCCGGCGGGCGGCGCCACTGCCATCCGAG AATGCCAGAGCCAGCGACGGTGCCGGACAGAGGCTGTTTACCTGCACGGTAGGAAGGGGCTGAAGCAgcggccggcctcgctcgacttcgGCAGCGCCGGGTTCAACAGCGGGACTCCGTTTTCTCCGGGCTTTGTGGTCGGAGGCGCCGGGTTTGCGAGCAAGGGACTTGTGTCGTCGCAGATCAGCTCCGGCGTGTTCCCTAGTCCCGGCACGCCGAGCTATCCGCGGCGGCACCGGCCGTCGGCCTTGGGGTACCAGAAGGGGTGGAGCTCGGAGAGAGTGCCTCTTCCTTCCAAAGGTAATAATACTAGGAGGTACCCAGGCAGCAGCATGGCATTTCCTCTCAACAGTAGGAGGACACTGCCCTCAAAATGGGAGGATGCGGAGAGGTGGATCTTCAGTCCCAAATCAAACGCCGGCGATGCGCGTGAGAAGACCGCCACATTGCCCCATGCTCGACGGCCGAAGGCTAAAAGTGGTCCTCTTGGGCCTCCTGGAAGACTTGGTGGACAGTATTCATCTGTATCTTCATCTGTCTCTTTGTTTGACAGTGGGAGAGTTGGGCATTTAGCAGCAAACTCACCTTTCTTGGCTGGAGTACTGATACCTGAACACTATGGTGGGGCGAAAAGTAATGTTGGGAGGTACACAAGTGGAACAGCTGGTGATGAGTTCGGTATTGGCATAGTTGGCGGGTCTTCTCTAGCACATATCGGGTCTCCTGCTATGCAATCTACCATGGTGCGCCGACGACTAGATACTGCAATTGAGTCATCTGCATCATTGCCCAGCACCCAAGAATCTGTACAAG GCGAAGAGGCTGAGTTCGTAGAAGATTCAGCCCCCATTGCCACCCCTATAATTTCAAGGAAGGATACCGCAACTCAAACTAGTCCAGATCTAAGTAGGTCTTCTTCGCCCAGCGCAAGGCCTTCATTTGTTCGTTCATTCTCAATGCAACAAGCCAAAGAGAGGGAGAGCTGTTTCTCTGATCTTGAGATCAGGGATGTGCAGATGGATGAGCGCGTGAGTCTTACCAGATGGTCCAAGAAACATGTAACACAAGCCTCTAACAAGAATTCTACAAATATGTTAGAGTGGAACAAAAAGACGGTGGACTCTAAATCTTCTTCCTGGGAATCAACAGAAACAAAATGCACATTAAA GGTTGAGAGAGAAGAAGCAAAACTTACTGCTTGGGAGAATCTTCAAAAAGCGAAAGCCGAGGCTGCAATTCAGAAGCTAGTG ATGAAACTCGAGAAGAAACGATCATTTTCCCTGGACAGAATTTTGAACACCCTCAGGTCTGCTCAAAGAAAAGCACAAGGGATGCGTGATGCAGCAACAGCAAGCCAAGACGAACACCTTTGCAGGAAGGCCAAAAAGACATCACACGTTACAAAGAATGGCCAGATCAGATCTCTGAGTGGCTGTTTCACTTGCCATGCTTTCTAG